Genomic segment of Patescibacteria group bacterium:
TGGAGCTGAAGATATTAAAAAAGATGATGATGATTTAATAATTTATACTAAAAGAGAAAAATTGCAAGAAGTAAAAGAAAAAATAGAAAAAAATAATATTAAAATTGAAAGCGCGGAAATTGAATTTATTCCAAAAGAAATAAAGAAAATAACAGAACAGAAAGAAATAGAAAAATTACAAAAATTATTTGAAGCGTTAGATGAATGCGATGATGTGAATAATTTTTATACAAACGCTGATTGGGAATAATTTTTGTTGATTGGGTTAATTTCTTTTGTCATTCCAGCGAAGGCGGGAATCTCTAAATATAGAGTATTTTATATAAATAGATTCCCAATCAAGTTGAAAATGACATTATAAAGAAAAAGGACTACATGATAAAATCACATAGTCCTTAAAAGGTTTTTTCGCCCACGGGGAGAGATTTTATCTCTCAATTTTAATCTGTTTAACAGACTAAAATTCCTTTTTTAACCCGCCGTTTATTATCTGTCAGGGGAACGACGCCCCGTTTTGCTCCTCGTTTTATAACATTCTATTCTTCCTTTTTTATGGGTTTATATTTTTATTTTTTAATTTTATATTATAATATAAAAATAGATTATGTTAATAGATGCGCCAAAAAATGAAATTATTTTAGGCATTGATCCAGGATTTGCGATCGTAGGTTATGGATTGATTAAAAAAGATAAAAATAATAATATTTTTGTAATTGATTATGGGGCAATTGATACTCCCACAAAAGATATTTTTCCTGATCGGTTGAAACAAATTTATGTTGAATTAGAAAATGTTATTAAAAAATACAAGCCTGATATAGTCGCGGTGGAAAAATTATTTTTTTATAAAAATGTAAAAACAGCGATAGAAGTTGGGCAGGCAAGGGGGGTTATAATTTTAATAGCAATTCAAAATAAACTTCCTGTTTTTGAATATACGCCCTTGCAAGTCAAGCAGGCTGT
This window contains:
- a CDS encoding YebC/PmpR family DNA-binding transcriptional regulator, producing GAEDIKKDDDDLIIYTKREKLQEVKEKIEKNNIKIESAEIEFIPKEIKKITEQKEIEKLQKLFEALDECDDVNNFYTNADWE
- the ruvC gene encoding crossover junction endodeoxyribonuclease RuvC codes for the protein MLIDAPKNEIILGIDPGFAIVGYGLIKKDKNNNIFVIDYGAIDTPTKDIFPDRLKQIYVELENVIKKYKPDIVAVEKLFFYKNVKTAIEVGQARGVIILIAIQNKLPVFEYTPLQVKQAVASYGRADKKQVQDMVKILLNLKEIPKPDDAADALAVAICCASSLKAESL